In the genome of Passer domesticus isolate bPasDom1 chromosome 2, bPasDom1.hap1, whole genome shotgun sequence, the window TTCAGTGCTCAGTCATAATGAAGGCTCTTCAGTGTTCCTCCTCCAAACCTCTTCCTTTCAGAGAAGCCAGGAATCTAGAGGCAGGGAAGACAAGTTGTCATGTCAGAATCAGCAGGAGCTCCCTCTAGCCCACACTGTTACCAAGCCAACTGCAGCATCTTCCACGACATCTCCAGAGTCAGGGCCACAGTGCTTCAGCTGACTGCTAGAGGAGCACCTCTAATTAAACACTGCACAACTCCACTATGGCTCATCTGTTCTGTGGGGCTCCTTAAGGCTTTTTGGCAAGGGAAATTGAAAGCCTCAATCCTAACACAGTTAATGACAGATTTCAAAGCAGATTCAAGTGCATACAAGAATTTCTCCTCCATCCATTTTTAAAACTATAAAACAATATAAACCAAGTCCTATCAAAGAGCTGTTGAGGCTTTATGCCTTCAaacctgggcagcagcacttcAGTGGCAGTTGAAAGTACAGTTTTATCAGTGACTGAAAGCTTAAAGAAAATCACTGGGATAGAAATGGTTGCAACAATACAAAGGATTAGCActcctgcttttgcagctcATCTGCAGACACTGCTTACACAGTGACAATAGATGTTTACAAAGAAATCGACTTGAAACCATCAGAAGCTTCTCTGGCCTTAACAGCATTTCAGACAGATTTTCAATCCAATGCACCTGTGAATCTCCAAAAGAAGGTGATGTGCTGCTTTCTAATACTGAGTATCTGCCCTATTGGCATCATAAAACTATTTGATTACAGGCCAGAGTAACTTTTACCTTACTCACTACAAGCAAGAAGAAACACACCCTCCCAAAAGAGTTCCACAAATTCATAGGAAATACAGTCTGTTAAAATGGAGGAAGTCAACCAAGCCCTACAAATCATGCCAGAAGAACATGGGCATGTATGGGACAAAAACATCATCTACAATTCACAGCAGATTGCTGAGGTTACACACTTCACTGATAAGCAGAGAGCTGAAGAGCTTTCCCAAAATAAAAGTCCTGTAAAAACTCCACAGATTAAATTTACTTGGGGTTTTCAGGCCCAAAACTCAAATATGCAAGGTATTCACTAAGGTACTAGTTTATTCATCTCTGAAAAGCAATCATCTCTAAGGATAAAATCAGGCAGATTCTGTACAAAGGTTCACCTCATGAAAACTGCTTCAGGaatttaaacaggaaaaatgcaaTCATTTTAACTAAAAAGTACCTGAACACCATAGGTAAAAAGTTATCTGCATTAGCACTTTTTACATCAAAGTCACTAATTAAGAgtaataattatttatttatcacATATCTGATTGAAGTCATAGCTACGAACAATTTGAAACTTATCATTCTTTTCATCCTGAAGAAGTTTTTAACAGAAATACCTCAAAACACGAATGATCGTAGCGACCTATTGTAGAAAACCCACAAACACATTGGTAAGAATTACATTAAATAGACAACTTCAAATGATAACATTAAGAGGTTGTACTGAAGTCTCCATTTCCAATTTGGATTTTGCCTCTTTAAGCATGACTGTTTGCTGTTTAAGATTTGTTTTGAGCTTTTGTGCTCCTGTCAGGGAAGTAGGCAGTCATCAGCAGGCTGCAATCTTTGGCACACAGCCAAAAGGAATGTACAGTTAATCCCTGGCTAGCCACTAAATAGGAtcaaatgataaaaataaaaatcttacaTTATGCATCAAAGACAACCAGCACACAAGCAGGTTTCTGCATTAAGATATTATTCTCATGAAAGAGAAACTTCCTTTCACTAGAATGTGTGGaggaaaggagaataaaaaaaggCATCATGTAGAACTGAAAGAGGcaaaagcaaatttattttcaaaaggcACTGCAAAAGCACTCAAAGAAAGGAAGCATTTTGTAATCTGTGACTATTTCCCCCCCACACCCCAGGGGCTTTCAGCACAATGTACAGGTGTGACTGTACCTCAGCAATGCTTTTCATGGTAACTTGCAGCACCTTGACATAAGGTAAATGCAACTTCACTACTCCCTGCATGGCAGACTGCACGTGGGAAGGTGGGGGCCACAAAAGATGAAGTGGCCTGCTCAAATCAGAAGTCATTTTGCTAGTACTTCCCCAACTGGCTGAAACAGTTAATTCAGTCCTTTAGGAATTAATAACAAGCTGATATCATACTGCCATTTTCCTTGTGGCTCCACTGAGTCCCTGGAAACTACCTGTATTAAACATAAAATCTCGTTCCAGctgtacaaaaaaacccctttaatTGACCTTCAGGATATCATCTATGGCCTTAATCTGCAATGGAGCAGCCTGAAGCTGACAGAGCTGAAAGAAATCATATTTGCCTATTTTACCTCATTCTTCCAACATCCACTATGTTAGCATACTTAAGTATTTCACTGCCAATCACTTTATAGACAAATACTTCAGCTGACAAAAGTCAGCCATTCTTCTGTCTCGCCTTAACAGCTGTGCTCCCATAGATACAAGAATTAAATTACCAGCACAGATTGTCATTAGGCTGCACAAAGCTTGTGTGTTAAAGAGGACTATGTCAGCAGTTCACATTACACgggaagaaatgaaacaaaagaggaagaaaagtaaCAAACCTGATTGCCATCTCTTAAGAAGTATCTCTTCTCTATGACCTGGAACAACAGAGAATGATCTTAGCTTGCACAGCACACGCATAACCTCGGATTGCACCCAACACTCACACACGAGCACTGAAACTCATGGCTAACTGGGACAAGGTCTGACCCCACTTCTCTGCTCCAGGCCTACTGCTTTAGTGCAATGCTCTAGCACACACAGCAGTTGCCACCTACAGCCATTCTTAGACAAGCTGTCCAAGCTGTCTAGTCATCCTCAACTTCAACACAGCCCTCCTGGGTAATGGAGGTGATGGTTTGTGTGTCTCCTGCTTCAGATTCAGTTACTCCCATTCCCTCTGCAGGGATATTGGCTCCTACTACTGCACAGTAGCCCCACTATACTATCTTTGCCCAGAGGATGCTTAAAACAGAGCATTCCTTCTCTCATTTGCTCAGTGAACCTTTATGATCTCTTTTTAAGGAAGGGAGAATAATAttcttaattaattttcttaattccTAAAGGCCGCTTTAACTAGGATCAACAGAGACAACCAGTCTTTTATCTCCCCACATCAGAATGCTGCAACCCCTCTGGCTTGCCAGACAACTTCAAAAGCGTAAGCAGAGTGTCTTTGCACATTTGTGAGTTCTTTGTCACTGCTCTATGCAGATCAGGAACTAAATCTTCATGCAGATCAGCTATCTCCTGTAGGATTCCAAAAGCAGATCAATCTTTGGCCTCCCCACACCTGACCTGAACTACCTCAGAGAGTGAAATGTGAAAGGAGCAGCTTAAACTATTGCTCATGCTCAAATCCCAGTATTTGATGCACAGGATAATAAAACATTGTTTCATTGACTTACCTTATCAAAAAACCTGCTTAGTTTGACAGCGTTGGATGAACCTGCAGCCAGGTAACGAGGATTGGTGCAGTCCTAGAACACCCAAAAGACAACAACAAACCAAGCACAAGGAAATCAGTGCAAGGAAGCCAAACACAAGGAAAAGGAGCATACCCTTTCcccctgacacacacacaccatcAGCAAGGGAAAACAATGGATCTGCTAATTTCTGCTCCACAGCCACTTCAGAGAAAAGACCAACTGCTCTGTGAATCAACTGCAGAATTCCAAGCAACCCCCAAATGCTTCACATCTTCCTTCCACCATCAGATATACAGTCAGGCAAGGATTTGTACAGGCTACACCTGAGACTGGGAGTGTGTATACAAGCATTCACACAGCACATGTATATTGTTGTACCCATAGATCTATATAAAGTCATCTTCATGTTTAATTTGCAGACAGTCTATGTCAGAGCTatgaacaagaaaaagaaaatttaactCACAGCCAACAATTAAAAGCTTAAGGGACCTTATGTAACACCCCTTACATCCACCTACAGTGAAACAAAGAAATCTGTTTCATCAAGCAAGGGGCAAAGCCAACAGAAATGTGAATGACTGGCATTACTGGAAAAATCTCCAAAAGCCAAATTTTTGTTACATGTTTACTTACTAAAAATTGGACTCACTCctatacaaaagaaaaacaacaaagacGACAAGGATACTAACCAAATTTATCTCTTCAGCATTGAAATCCTCTGCCAAGAATGCTGTTCTGGTCAAAACTTCATTTCTCTTAGTTTCTGGGATCTGATCCAGTTTAGTTCCTATTACCAGCAGTGGGATCTGGTTATCACCAAACTGTTCATGGTCATAGTCACTGATGAGGGAAAGAAAGACAATCCTGAATGAGACAATGGCCATGTAAGTGGGCACAAGTACGACATCATCTCCCCTGTGCCTCTCAAAAACcagtaatttatttattaacaGTCCATTTATCTAAGTTAAAATGTGCAGAATCTTTAAATCAAGGAAGGGCTTCTGCACCTGAGTCACTACATAGGAATCCAAGTTTCAATCACTCTCCTTAGCTAGGATAATCACTTGTCTGTCATTTTTATCTAAATCAAGCTTTCTAGCAAGTAATTTTACAACCAACAGCAACAACTTGAGCAAGGAACTGCTAGTGGCTGAACATCTGTCCTTGACAGAAGttaaatttctgaaaattaaaacaattgtGAAGAACCTATCTGTAGAGACACTGGAGAATTTTGCAGTTTATACAATGTAAATCCTCTTTCCAATCTCCTACATTTCTAGAGAACTGTGCTGTGTACCAGAACAGAGAGATAAACAATTGATATTTTTCCCTCAAGAAGCTACTCCTCATTATTGCCCTCCTGCTCACGTGTGAGGTTTAGCAATGATTTTAAAACCTCCTTGACTAGATGGATGACAGGAGCAAAGAGGTGCAGGAGGAAATCCTTGACAAGGTGTTGGAGAGCTAATTATGAACATGCTGTTTAAGCAGAGTTTTCTAAGCTCTTTTAGCCATGCTTCTAAAATAATTCCCCCATCACCCAAACCAAAAATATATGAAGTGAACTTCCTCACTGTTGGTGCATGGAGGGAATGCCTCTTTGCCCAGACACATTATCCCATGACATTTCTTGTACAGTGGCATCTCTCAGTACAGACAAAGAAATCTTGTAACTGGACTGAACCCACTCTCACAAAGACCTTAGACAAATAAAGGatcataaatatattttcccttAGTGCAAGGTCTCTGCCACCCAGTTTGGGAATCAGCTGTCAGAACTGCCTGATATTGTCTGGCagtataaaagaaaaagaacaatcaACTTTCTTTGATGTtctcaatttctttctttctttccttctttcttgctttctttcttctgaGTCTAACCACATCTACTTTCCTGTGGAGACCAAGTAGCCTCAGAAATGAACAAAAACTTCTACAACTGCTTGGAATTACCAAGTCTGAGCTCTGCATGTTTGTTTTTCACTCACCCATTTGTCACAAGAACTCCAGTTGGAGCAACATCTCTGTTGAGTGCTTCCAAAGACCAGCGATACAAATTCTGAGATGATTTCTTGTTGGTCAAGTCATGCACTAAAATTATCCCTAGAGTGAAAGACAAGACAGCAAGATGCCATTTAAAGatacatattttcttccttatctTACCAAAATGACACCCACAGGTTCCCAGATATCTGAGAATGAAGGGATGTATAACCAGTTCAGTTACAGTGAATAAGTAAGGCTGAAAATATCAGGATGCAACAGGTTTTTTAAAGCTGCTTATCAAGAACTGGCTAAGAGCTAAGAGAAAAATCCCATGAAagcaggaaacaaacagccatCTCAGGCTTTAATCTGCAAAAGGCTTGCAGGCATTCACTGATTCTGTCTACTTCTCATGATACTGAAATTCTGTATTACTGCAGCAGCAAATTTAGCCTTTCTCTGGtaaacataattattttttatcacACCATCTATAAAGTCTGAaggctttttctttgtttcaaaaGAGTTCAGAGACAACTACTGCCTTTACTGCATCTTCAAGAATTAATGCTATATATTTGTGGATGTATCCAAAGGGGAAACAGACACTGACAAAATTTCATAGTCCACTAAATGGCTGGTAAAAGCATGAATTAATACGATTTATTGTACTTAAGATTCAGTTTCTagcatttttcatttccatgAGCCTTCAAAATGTAAATTCTGAGACAGAGTCAAGCTTCCTAGCTGTGCTATTAACAGACACCCACTTCTGATAACCACAGTTCCTAACTCAATTACCAACTCCTGCTAGCAAATTTCTTCTATTTATTCACACCTTCTGCAATATGTGGAATGTTCCCACTTCCTCCAGACTTCAACTATCATCAATTCAAGGACAAAATGGAATTATACCCCTTATCTGCATTAGGATTCATTCTCAAAACACTTCACAGCCTACAGGTGGAAAAAACTCACTAATTTAGTCTTTCACCATAACTTCCAGAGGTGCCACCCACTGCACACACCATGAACAAACTACATTTCCACAAACATTTCCCACTACCCCACATGACTGTGCACAGACTCTCCCACAAGAGTTCCCAGCATATCACAGCCATAGTCCTATTTCAGAGCATTTATCTCAGTAACAGCAGAAAAAGGCAACTCTGCTGCGTGTCCACCACCAGTGTAGAGAGAAAATGCCTGATACAACATAACCTGGCCTACAGCAAGATCCAGAGGCACTGCTGCACAACCTGTGAGAAACACTCTCCACCTCCACACATCCTCCCCTCTGTTATGTCTTTGGTCAGTTTCCTTATCTGCTTCACCTAAAACCTGCACAgtttgctgcagcagcagaaaaagacTGCCAACATCCAAAAAGAGCAGGCAGGACCTGCTCAAAGAAATGCTCCCCCCACAACAAGGTCTGCAAGCCAAAGCTTCACTGTCCTCAGCTATCCCAGTCCCCACACCAGGTGGAGAGCCAGCAAAGAAGAAGATCTGTGGATAATCCAAAACCAAACTGTACCAGCCTGGTCAACAACCCAGCAGCCTGCTCAGCTACTGCCACAACCAAACACTGACTGGCTTTCAGACCACTGCAAGCCCAGAAAGCACAAGCAGTCAGGCAGAAGGAATGCATTCATCTTCTCTTCTTAAATCAGGTCAAGCAGAGGCAATTTGTGAGACAAGCTCTAATGGAGAAATTAATCTAATGAAAGAAACAAGACCCAAGGTTAACTACCAAAGTCAACACTCTT includes:
- the RABL3 gene encoding rab-like protein 3; translation: MAALDRVKVLVLGDSGVGKSSLVHLLCHNQVLGNPSWTVGCSVDVRIHDYKEGTPEEKTYYIELWDVGGSVGSATSVKSTRAVFYNLLNGIILVHDLTNKKSSQNLYRWSLEALNRDVAPTGVLVTNGDYDHEQFGDNQIPLLVIGTKLDQIPETKRNEVLTRTAFLAEDFNAEEINLDCTNPRYLAAGSSNAVKLSRFFDKVIEKRYFLRDGNQIPGFSERKRFGGGTLKSLHYD